A genomic window from Betta splendens chromosome 17, fBetSpl5.4, whole genome shotgun sequence includes:
- the LOC114845024 gene encoding SH2 domain-containing protein 1A-like has product MGGCHRGCMEQEGRPVQAFYYGRIGSKATETLLERFGRDGSFLLRDSETLPGAFCLCVRKAPFVHTYRLVHSAEGWSLQVPGVRMNSFRSLEALIGSCRRPSPGLNIVSLTEPLDKTQLQYISTGQELVYMEMSSSSSVC; this is encoded by the exons ATGGGCGGCTGCCACCGAGGCTGCatggagcaggaggggaggccAGTCCAGGCCTTCTACTACGGGAGGATCGGAAGCAAGGCCACGGAGACGCTGCTGGAGAGGTTCGGACGCGATGGGAGCTTTCTGCTGCGGGACAGCGAGACGCTGCCTGGGgccttctgtctgtgtgtgag GAAAGCGCCATTTGTCCACACCTACAGGCTTGTACACTCCGCCGAGGGCTGGTCTCTTCAG GTCCCAGGAGTCAGGATGAACAGCTTTAGGTCTCTGGAAGCGCTCATAGGGAGCTGCAGAAGGCCTTCACCTGGTCTCAACATTGTCTCCCTCACAGAGCCACTGGACAAAACACAACTGCAGTACATCAGCACTGGACAAG AGCTTGTTTACatggaaatgagcagcagcagctctgtctgctgA